CGGTCTCGATAGGAATGAAATCGACCGTCGGGTGGCCGACGCGCTCGCAGCGGTGCGGCTGGACGACCGCGAGAACGAGCGCATCGACCGGCTGTCGGGCGGCGAGCGGGCGCGGGTCGCGATCGCTGGCGCGCTCGCGATGGCACCCGATCACCTCGTGCTCGACGAGCCGTTCGCGGGCCTCGACGAGCCAGCACGCCAGTCGGTGCTGGACAGAATCCGGGCGCTCCACGCCGACGGCACCGGGATCGTGGTCGTGACCCACGATCTCCGTGATCTCGTCGATCCCGCCGATCGCGTGCTCGTGATGAACGAGGGTCGGGTCGCGCTCGACGCACCGCCCGCTGCAGCGATCGGTCGCCTTCCGGACCTCGGCGTGCGCGCGCCGTGCTGAGCTACGAGCCGGGCGACTCGTTCGTCCACCGACTCGATCCGCGGGCGAAGCTCGCAGTGCAGGTCGGGTTCGCGCTCGCGGCGTTCGCTCACACCACGCCGCGCGGTCTCGTGATCCTGACCGCGCTCGCGGGGTGCGTCCTCGCGGCGGCGAGACTGTCGCCGATCGCCGCTCTTGCCGAGGCGCGCTACGCGCTCCCCTTCCTGCTCGCCGGGCCGGCGATCGCCGCCTTCACCCTGGGTCCGCCGTGGATCGCTCTCTCACAGGCGGTCGCGCCGGCGCTCGCGAGCTATCGCGTCCTGCTCGTGCTCGCCGTGAGCGTCGTCTACGTTCGGACGACGCGCGTGCGTGACTCGCGGGCGGCGATTCAGCGGCTCGTCCCCGGCCGTCCGGGTCGTTTCCTCGGCGTCGGCGTGGCGCTCGTCTTCCGCTTTCTCCCCGTACTGCTGGCCGATCTCTCGCGGACGCGCGCGGCGATGCGCGCGCGGCTCGGGAGCGAGCGTGGACTCATCGAACGAATGGGGATCGTTACGAGCGCAGGGATCCAGCGGGCGTTCGGGCGGGCCGATCGGCTGGGCGTGGCGCTCCGCGCCCGGTGTTTCGCGTGGAACCCGACCCTGCCGGCGCTCCGGTTCACGCGTCACGACCTGCCGGCGCTCGGTCTGGCTGCGGCGCTCGTCGGCTGGGCGTTCGTCTGAGCCGAGATCGACCACCCCACGTCCACGCTCGCGCCGCAAGGATTGAAACGGGGTCCCGTGGGGTGCCGGAGCGCACCGGTAGAAACGGGAAACTTGTTGTTGATTTCCAACCAACGTCGGCCCGATCGTCGACGGTGGACAAGACTTAACGCTGCCCGCCGGCTCTACGACGATAATCGATGACACTCGTGCTCCAGGCAGGTGAGACCGTCACCCGAGAGACGTTCTGGCTGATCGGTCCCGTCGGGAAGGCCCTGTTCTATTTCCTCACGGCGCTTGCAGTCACGGTCTTCCTGTATGGGGTCTACGAACGGTTCGCGCGGTACACCCGAGGAACCGAGGACGCTTTCTCGCGGCTCGACGACCTCCCGAATCGGATCGTGAGCGCCGCGAAGACCGTCATCACCAACGAGAACCAGTTCAATCGCGACCTCTACGGTGGGCTGATGCACGCCTTCATCATGTGGGGTTTCCTCACGCTTCTGATCGGCACCACCATTCTCGCGATCGACATGGACGGCTACCAGCTCGTCACAGGGCTGCTGGGCGAGACGCAGTCGTTCTTCGTCGGCGATTTCTACCTGTCCTACTCGCTCGTGATGGACGCGATGGGCTTTCTGTTCGTCATCGGGCTCGGAATGGCGATCTACCGGCGGTACGTCGTCCGGAACGAGCGGCTGTGGGGCAAACACACCAGCGTCGAAGACGGGCTGTTCGTCTGGACGCTCTTCCTCCTCGCTGCCGGCGGCTATCTCGTCGAAGGAGTGCGGATCCTCGCGACCGGCTTTCCCGAGTTCGAGACCGTGAGCTTCGTGGGCTGGTTCGTCGCGCTCGTCCTCCAGGGAATCGGCGTCTCCGAAGGGTTCGCGACCACGCTCTACCCGGCGGCGTGGTGGTCGCACTCGCTGCTCGCGCTCGGCTTCGTGGCGTGGGTGCCCTACGCCAAGCCGTTCCACATGCTGTCGAGTTTCGCCAACGTCGTCACGCGCGACGAGAAGGCCGGCACCCGGCTGCCCGGCGTCCCCGCCGACGCCGATCCCGACGAGATCGGCTTTACTGGGATCGAGGACATGTCGTGGCGACAGATGCTCGATCAGGACGCCTGCACCAAATGTGGCCGGTGTTCGTCGGTGTGTCCCGCGAAGGCGTCGGGCCGGCCGCTCGACCCGCGCGACGTGATCCTCGATCTCAAGAGCTACCGCGAGTCGGTGAACGCTGGCGGCGAAACCAAGGAAATCGTCGCCGACGGTGGCACGAGCGTGATCAATCCGCGCACGATGGAGTCGTGTATGTCCTGCATGGCCTGCATGGACGCCTGTCCCGTCGACATCGAGCACGTCCCGCAGTTCACCGAGATGAATCGCCGGCTCACCGAATCCGGCGAGATGGACGAGAACGTCCAGGAGACCATGATGGACATCTTCGGCCAGGGGAACTCGTTCGGGGACCCCGAGCGCAAACGTCCCGAGTGGACCGAAGAGCTCGACTTCGAGGTGCCCGACGCGCGCGATGAACCCGTCGAATACCTCTGGTACGTCGGTGACTACCCCTCCTACGACGAGCGAAACCGGCGAGTCGCCCGGTCGCTCGCCACCATCTTCGAGCACGCGGGCGTCGACTACGGCATCCTCTACGAGGACGAACAGAACGACGGCAACGACGTCCGGCGAGTGGGCGAGGAGGGGCTCTACGAGATGCTCGCCGAGGACAACGTCGACGCCTTCGAGAGCTGCGAGTTCGACACCATCGTCTGCACCGACCCGCACAGCTACAACACCTTCTCGAACGAGTACCCCGAACTCGACGGCGTGGAGTGGAATCAGGATGGGGAAATCGACGTCCACCACTACACGCAGGTCGTTCAGGAGCTCGCGGACAGCGGCGCGCTCGATCTCAGAGGCACCGAACTCGATCACACCGTCACCTACCACGATCCCTGCCACCTCGGTCGGATGAACGACGAGTACGAGGCCCCCCGAAATCTCGTCCGGCGCACGGGCTGTGACCTGAACGAGATGCCCAGGAATCGTGCGAACTCCTTCTGCTGTGGTGGCGGTGGCGGCGGGCTCTGGATGGACTTCGACGAGGAGCCAAAACCCAGCGAGGAACGCCTCCGCGAAGCCTTGGAGGACACCGACGCGGGG
This window of the Halococcus saccharolyticus DSM 5350 genome carries:
- a CDS encoding energy-coupling factor ABC transporter ATP-binding protein produces the protein MIEVRNLVHRYNGTGGSSKSGQESTADRDDATETKPRPAVDGVSLTIDDGSFVVLAGPNGSGKTTLVRQFNGLLDPDAGTVSVNGQPVTTDVVAARTAVAMTFQDPRDGFVAATIGADVAFGPENLGLDRNEIDRRVADALAAVRLDDRENERIDRLSGGERARVAIAGALAMAPDHLVLDEPFAGLDEPARQSVLDRIRALHADGTGIVVVTHDLRDLVDPADRVLVMNEGRVALDAPPAAAIGRLPDLGVRAPC
- a CDS encoding energy-coupling factor transporter transmembrane component T family protein, which encodes MLSYEPGDSFVHRLDPRAKLAVQVGFALAAFAHTTPRGLVILTALAGCVLAAARLSPIAALAEARYALPFLLAGPAIAAFTLGPPWIALSQAVAPALASYRVLLVLAVSVVYVRTTRVRDSRAAIQRLVPGRPGRFLGVGVALVFRFLPVLLADLSRTRAAMRARLGSERGLIERMGIVTSAGIQRAFGRADRLGVALRARCFAWNPTLPALRFTRHDLPALGLAAALVGWAFV
- a CDS encoding heterodisulfide reductase-related iron-sulfur binding cluster, which translates into the protein MTLVLQAGETVTRETFWLIGPVGKALFYFLTALAVTVFLYGVYERFARYTRGTEDAFSRLDDLPNRIVSAAKTVITNENQFNRDLYGGLMHAFIMWGFLTLLIGTTILAIDMDGYQLVTGLLGETQSFFVGDFYLSYSLVMDAMGFLFVIGLGMAIYRRYVVRNERLWGKHTSVEDGLFVWTLFLLAAGGYLVEGVRILATGFPEFETVSFVGWFVALVLQGIGVSEGFATTLYPAAWWSHSLLALGFVAWVPYAKPFHMLSSFANVVTRDEKAGTRLPGVPADADPDEIGFTGIEDMSWRQMLDQDACTKCGRCSSVCPAKASGRPLDPRDVILDLKSYRESVNAGGETKEIVADGGTSVINPRTMESCMSCMACMDACPVDIEHVPQFTEMNRRLTESGEMDENVQETMMDIFGQGNSFGDPERKRPEWTEELDFEVPDARDEPVEYLWYVGDYPSYDERNRRVARSLATIFEHAGVDYGILYEDEQNDGNDVRRVGEEGLYEMLAEDNVDAFESCEFDTIVCTDPHSYNTFSNEYPELDGVEWNQDGEIDVHHYTQVVQELADSGALDLRGTELDHTVTYHDPCHLGRMNDEYEAPRNLVRRTGCDLNEMPRNRANSFCCGGGGGGLWMDFDEEPKPSEERLREALEDTDAGAAVEKFVVACPMCMTMYEDGRKTGSFEDEIEIVGLSELLAEAIDAGGAAGATADADADAETGAAPADD